A window of the Bacteroides thetaiotaomicron VPI-5482 genome harbors these coding sequences:
- a CDS encoding TROVE domain-containing protein, whose protein sequence is MMKFNWINKGMNKVLNKESAPAYRLTPEWELYTSVVTTSLNNSFYEQEEERIERVRTLIGKCNPLFVAQLAAYARETMNLRSIPLVMAVELARIHQGDNLVKRVTARTVRRADEITELLACYQQANRRTGTKKLNRLSKQLQAGLQDAFNTFDAYQFAKYNRSAEVCLKDALFLVHPKAKDERQQEIFNGIVNDNLPVPYTWETELSALGQRTFATEEERRKAFRAKWEELIDSGKLGYMALLRNLRNILEAEVSADHILTVGKRLSSEKAVENSRQLPFRFLAAYRELSKTPSLYATMLMTALERAVQVSARNITGFDESTRVLIACDVSGSMQCPVSAKSKVLYYDIGLLLGMLLKSRCKQVMTGIFGDRWKIINLPDTGILSNVDAFYKREGEVGYSTNGYLVIKDLIDRKAQMDKIMMFTDCQLWNSHSDLQITDLWRKYKKICPAAKLYLFDLSGYGNTPLDITRDDVFLIAGWSDKIFDILSAIDKGNDALQEIKKIVV, encoded by the coding sequence ATGATGAAGTTTAACTGGATAAATAAAGGAATGAATAAAGTGCTGAACAAAGAATCGGCACCGGCTTACCGGCTGACACCCGAATGGGAATTGTACACATCCGTGGTAACTACTTCATTGAACAACAGTTTCTATGAGCAGGAGGAAGAGAGAATAGAAAGGGTCCGTACGCTCATCGGAAAATGTAACCCTTTGTTTGTGGCGCAACTGGCGGCGTACGCAAGGGAAACGATGAACCTGCGTTCCATCCCTTTGGTGATGGCGGTAGAACTGGCGCGTATCCACCAGGGCGACAATCTGGTGAAGCGGGTAACTGCCCGTACCGTTCGGCGTGCCGATGAAATCACCGAACTGCTGGCCTGTTATCAGCAGGCAAACCGGCGGACGGGGACAAAGAAACTGAACCGTCTTTCCAAACAGTTGCAGGCAGGGCTACAGGATGCATTCAATACATTCGATGCGTACCAGTTTGCCAAGTATAACCGTTCGGCAGAAGTTTGTCTGAAAGATGCCTTGTTTCTTGTGCACCCGAAAGCGAAAGATGAACGGCAACAGGAAATTTTCAATGGAATAGTTAACGATAATCTTCCGGTTCCCTATACTTGGGAGACAGAATTGTCTGCTTTAGGTCAGCGTACCTTTGCTACGGAAGAAGAACGGCGAAAAGCTTTCCGTGCCAAATGGGAAGAATTGATAGACAGTGGTAAACTAGGATACATGGCTTTGCTGCGCAATCTGAGGAATATACTGGAAGCGGAAGTTTCTGCAGACCATATTCTGACAGTAGGGAAGAGGCTGTCTTCCGAAAAGGCGGTTGAAAACTCCAGGCAGTTGCCTTTCCGCTTTTTGGCTGCTTACCGTGAGTTGTCGAAGACTCCTTCGCTCTATGCTACGATGTTGATGACGGCTTTGGAACGTGCCGTGCAGGTATCTGCCCGCAATATTACCGGATTTGATGAATCTACCCGTGTGCTGATAGCCTGTGACGTATCCGGTTCCATGCAGTGTCCGGTTTCGGCAAAGAGTAAAGTATTGTACTATGACATCGGTTTGCTGCTGGGAATGTTGTTGAAGTCACGTTGCAAGCAGGTGATGACGGGTATCTTTGGCGATAGATGGAAGATTATTAATCTGCCCGATACGGGTATCTTGTCCAATGTCGATGCTTTCTATAAAAGGGAAGGTGAAGTGGGATACTCTACAAACGGATATTTGGTTATCAAAGACCTGATAGATCGGAAGGCGCAGATGGATAAGATAATGATGTTCACCGACTGTCAGTTGTGGAATAGCCATAGTGATTTGCAGATAACGGATTTGTGGAGGAAGTACAAGAAAATTTGTCCGGCAGCCAAGTTGTATCTGTTTGACTTAAGCGGATATGGCAACACTCCGCTGGATATCACTCGTGACGATGTATTTCTGATAGCGGGATGGTCGGATAAGATATTTGATATTTTGTCTGCAATCGACAAAGGAAATGATGCGTTGCAGGAGATAAAAAAGATAGTGGTATAA
- a CDS encoding helix-turn-helix transcriptional regulator: MPVNRNALIRYKTIDNCLRNPYRRWTLEDLVDACSDALYEYEGIDKGISKRAVQMDIQMMRSEKLGYNAPIVVYENKYYKYEDPEYSITQTLLNEQDLKTMSEAVEVLRQFKGFSYFTEMSEIVNRLEDHVASARMKTTPVIDFEKNESLKGLDYLDTIYHAIVNEHPLQLKYRSFKARSANSFIFYPYLLKEYRNRWFVFGVRKSGRILQNLALDRIHSLEVLSREPFIKNTFFDPNTFFDDLVGVTKNSGSKAEKVGFKVAANEAPYILTKPIHHSQRTIETLEDGSVILEIEVVINHELERVFFGYANGIQVLYPQTLVELIEKKLRRAVEQYEKPK; the protein is encoded by the coding sequence ATGCCGGTCAATAGAAATGCCTTGATTCGTTATAAAACGATTGATAACTGTCTGCGTAATCCTTATCGTCGCTGGACACTGGAAGACTTGGTAGATGCCTGCTCGGATGCCCTTTACGAATATGAAGGAATCGACAAGGGAATCAGCAAACGTGCCGTACAAATGGATATACAGATGATGCGCAGCGAGAAGCTGGGTTATAACGCACCGATTGTGGTATACGAAAACAAGTATTACAAGTACGAAGACCCGGAATACAGCATCACACAAACCCTGCTGAACGAACAGGACCTGAAAACGATGTCGGAAGCCGTGGAAGTTCTGCGGCAGTTCAAGGGTTTCTCCTACTTCACGGAGATGAGTGAGATTGTGAACCGGCTGGAAGATCACGTAGCCTCCGCCCGAATGAAGACGACTCCGGTCATCGACTTCGAAAAGAACGAATCTCTGAAAGGGCTGGATTATCTGGATACCATTTACCATGCCATCGTCAACGAACATCCCCTGCAACTTAAATACCGTTCGTTCAAGGCCCGTTCGGCAAACAGCTTCATCTTCTATCCTTATCTATTAAAGGAATATCGCAACCGTTGGTTCGTATTTGGAGTCAGAAAAAGCGGACGGATATTGCAGAATCTGGCTCTGGACAGAATCCATTCGTTAGAGGTGTTATCGCGGGAACCCTTTATAAAGAATACATTCTTCGACCCGAACACATTCTTTGACGACTTGGTAGGGGTGACCAAAAACTCCGGAAGCAAAGCCGAGAAGGTCGGTTTTAAAGTAGCCGCCAACGAAGCCCCCTACATCCTGACCAAACCGATACACCACAGCCAACGAACCATAGAAACATTGGAAGACGGAAGTGTGATTCTTGAAATAGAAGTAGTCATCAACCATGAACTGGAACGGGTATTCTTCGGATATGCCAACGGAATACAAGTTCTTTACCCGCAGACACTGGTGGAGCTAATAGAAAAGAAATTAAGGAGGGCGGTAGAACAATACGAAAAGCCCAAGTGA
- a CDS encoding aldose 1-epimerase family protein produces the protein MKTISNEQLTIQVSPHGAELCSIFANGKEYLWQADPAFWKRHSPVLFPIVGSVWENQYRNEGIAYTLSQHGFARDMEFTLVSEKEDEVRYHLVSNEETLRKFPFPFCLEIGYRIQGKQIEVIWEVKNTGEKEMYFQIGAHPAFYWPDFNADTQNRGFFGFDKEEGLKYILISEKGCADPSTEYSLELTDGLLPLDTHTFDKDALIIENEQIHKVTLYTKEKKAYLSLHFHAPVVGLWSPPAKNAPFVCIEPWYGRCDRAHYTGEYKDKDWMQHLQPEETFRGGYTIEIDE, from the coding sequence ATGAAAACAATCTCCAACGAACAACTTACTATTCAGGTATCTCCGCATGGAGCCGAACTTTGCAGTATCTTCGCCAATGGGAAAGAGTATCTGTGGCAAGCCGACCCTGCTTTTTGGAAACGCCACTCTCCTGTACTTTTCCCGATTGTAGGAAGTGTGTGGGAAAACCAGTATCGTAATGAAGGTATCGCTTATACATTGAGTCAACATGGCTTTGCCCGCGATATGGAATTTACTCTTGTTTCAGAAAAAGAAGACGAAGTACGATACCACCTTGTCAGTAATGAAGAGACATTACGGAAATTTCCTTTCCCGTTTTGTCTGGAAATAGGTTATCGTATTCAGGGTAAGCAGATCGAGGTTATATGGGAAGTTAAGAATACCGGAGAAAAAGAAATGTATTTTCAAATCGGTGCGCATCCTGCATTCTATTGGCCGGATTTTAATGCAGATACACAGAATCGTGGTTTCTTCGGTTTTGACAAGGAAGAAGGATTGAAGTATATCCTCATTTCAGAAAAAGGATGTGCAGATCCTTCCACTGAATATTCTCTGGAACTTACAGACGGGTTATTGCCATTGGATACACATACTTTCGATAAAGATGCTTTGATAATAGAGAATGAGCAAATCCATAAAGTAACCCTTTATACCAAGGAAAAGAAAGCTTATTTAAGCCTGCACTTTCATGCTCCCGTAGTCGGTCTATGGTCTCCGCCTGCAAAGAATGCCCCTTTTGTCTGCATTGAACCGTGGTACGGCCGCTGCGACCGCGCACATTACACAGGCGAATACAAAGACAAAGACTGGATGCAACACCTGCAACCGGAAGAAACTTTCAGAGGAGGGTATACGATTGAGATCGATGAATAA
- a CDS encoding DUF4980 domain-containing protein gives MKTTPWIKLCKGAVLALTVSFGLTYCQSTKSTFTLEQKGDSLTIVHITHPTNYILLPIEEEEADESQVRLDTGNAADTDMDIRLAQTKVDYFVPFALPADTKVATLRIQKKSKDALCWEEIKLSDTFDTTNTDKFRPVYHHTPLYGWMNDANGLVYKDGEYHLYYQYNPYGSKWGNMHWGHSVSKDLMHWEHLAPAIARDTLGHIFSGSSIVDQENVAGYGAGSILAYYTSASDKNGQIQCLAYSKDNGRTFTKYEKNPVLRPSDGLKDFRDPKVFWYAPESKWVMIVSADKEMRFYDSHNLKDWNYLSSFGEGYGVQPCQFECPDMVELPVDGDINYKKWALIVNVNPGCYFGGSATQYFIGDFDGTKFICDNQPNVTKWLDWGKDHYATVCFSNTGDRVVAVPWMSNWQYCNIVPTRQFRSANALPRELGLYTQDNDIYLSAAPVAETKNLRKESKDVPSFTVDKDYHIESLLTDNEGAYELSLNIEAGKAEIMGFSLFNDKGEKVDIYFNLPEKKLVMDRTKSGIVDFGKNSSPHEIEAHDRRKTTSINYIDDFALATWAPIQKENEYKLDVFVDKCSVEIFLDGGKIAMTNLIFPTEPYNRMCFYSKGGTFAVDSFSVYRLGL, from the coding sequence ATGAAAACAACTCCTTGGATAAAACTGTGTAAAGGTGCCGTACTCGCACTGACTGTCTCCTTTGGACTGACCTATTGCCAGTCGACCAAAAGCACGTTCACTCTTGAACAGAAAGGTGATAGCCTTACTATTGTCCATATTACTCATCCTACTAATTATATATTACTCCCCATCGAAGAAGAAGAAGCCGACGAAAGTCAGGTGCGTCTTGATACGGGGAATGCAGCGGATACCGATATGGATATCCGCCTGGCACAGACTAAGGTCGATTATTTCGTTCCTTTTGCTTTGCCGGCTGATACAAAGGTAGCCACTTTACGCATTCAAAAGAAATCGAAAGACGCCCTCTGCTGGGAAGAAATCAAATTATCCGATACGTTTGATACTACCAATACGGATAAATTCCGTCCTGTCTACCATCATACTCCCCTTTATGGCTGGATGAATGATGCAAACGGATTGGTATATAAAGATGGAGAGTATCATTTGTATTATCAGTATAACCCTTATGGCTCCAAATGGGGAAATATGCACTGGGGACATTCGGTCAGCAAAGACCTGATGCATTGGGAACATTTGGCTCCTGCCATTGCCCGTGATACATTAGGGCATATCTTTTCCGGTAGTTCTATTGTCGATCAGGAGAATGTGGCGGGCTACGGAGCAGGTTCCATCCTCGCTTACTATACTTCTGCCAGCGATAAGAACGGACAGATTCAGTGTCTGGCTTATAGCAAAGACAACGGACGGACATTTACTAAATACGAAAAGAATCCTGTTCTGCGTCCTTCCGATGGTCTGAAAGATTTCCGTGACCCGAAAGTCTTCTGGTATGCACCGGAGAGTAAATGGGTGATGATTGTCTCTGCCGATAAGGAAATGCGTTTCTATGACTCCCATAATCTGAAAGACTGGAACTACCTGAGTAGCTTTGGCGAAGGATACGGTGTGCAACCCTGTCAGTTTGAATGTCCGGATATGGTGGAACTTCCTGTAGACGGCGATATCAACTATAAGAAATGGGCATTGATTGTCAATGTAAATCCGGGATGTTACTTCGGAGGGAGTGCTACTCAATATTTTATCGGTGACTTTGACGGCACAAAATTTATTTGTGATAATCAGCCGAATGTCACAAAATGGCTGGACTGGGGGAAAGATCACTATGCTACTGTCTGTTTCTCAAATACGGGAGACCGTGTGGTGGCAGTGCCTTGGATGAGCAACTGGCAGTATTGCAATATCGTTCCGACCCGGCAGTTCCGTAGTGCCAATGCACTGCCCCGTGAATTGGGACTCTATACACAGGACAATGATATTTATCTTTCCGCCGCACCGGTAGCGGAAACTAAGAACTTACGAAAAGAAAGCAAGGATGTTCCGTCCTTCACGGTAGACAAGGATTATCACATCGAATCTTTATTGACTGATAATGAAGGAGCTTATGAGCTTTCTCTGAACATCGAAGCTGGAAAGGCGGAAATTATGGGATTCAGTCTTTTCAATGACAAGGGAGAGAAGGTGGATATTTATTTTAATCTTCCGGAAAAGAAACTGGTGATGGACCGTACGAAAAGCGGCATCGTAGATTTCGGGAAAAACAGCTCTCCGCACGAGATCGAGGCGCACGACCGCCGGAAGACGACTTCTATCAATTATATAGATGATTTCGCATTGGCTACATGGGCACCTATCCAGAAGGAAAATGAATACAAACTGGATGTCTTTGTTGATAAGTGTTCGGTAGAAATATTTCTGGATGGCGGGAAGATAGCGATGACTAATCTGATTTTCCCTACAGAGCCATACAATCGTATGTGTTTTTACAGTAAGGGCGGTACATTCGCAGTCGATTCATTTAGTGTGTATAGATTAGGTTTATAA